CCTTAAGGTGCTGTAACCAGGGAAATCTGGATGATCTCCAGTAACATCACTGTACCATTTCCAGACACTGGTTTGAGCATCAGGAATTAATTGTATCAGTGCACTGGCCTGGTCGTTTAACTGGTTAGGATCACTACCTCCCTCATCTTTGGGAAGTGGTGTTAACTTGGTTACTGTGTTGTTAACCAGATTGTCAGTTCCATGTATGGTGGCATTAATGAAGAGGTACTGTGTAGTAATCTCATTAAGAGTATCTTCTGGATATAACGTTTCTGTAGTCCATATGCCAGAATCTGGGTTCCATACTGAAGTTGAAATATGCCAGGTTCCATCAAAGTACCAGGTCTGCCAGTTATTCAGGGTGAAATCAGTAGAGCTTAGCACGTTGTAGATGTTAGCAACGTTAACACCAGAAGTAGGTTCTGGGCCGTTGTTGTAAACATATATTGCTAACCAGACTGTATCCCCATCATGGGCGGTGGTTATTGGGTTATAAGTCTCTCCACCCAGATAGTTAGCTGGATTGAAAGTTGAATTGTAGGCATCAATAGTGACACCAACATCTGGATCTGGAATGGAAGATGATGAATTAGTGGTATTGGTTGATTGTTGGTTAGTAGTTGTTTGTTCATCTATTTGCGTATCAGATTCTGCAGGTGGAGGGTTATCTGCCATGTTAGATTGGGTATCTAATGACGAAGTATCATTATTAGCTGGTTCTGCAGCTGTTACAAAGCCAGAGAAAGCTATAGCTAATGCTACTGTCATTAAAATAAAAACAATTCCCTTTCGCATGTTCTTTTGCACATTATCACCTCCCCCTAATTTTTAACATGCACATCAATATTGTCACTGATACTATTTATATTATTATAATAATAACAAATGATACTGGAGAAAGTGTATATTTAGGGGAAACACTAATATTAGATTATAGGAAATCTAAAACAGATAAATAGACTTCAACCATCATTTAAGAGGATTTGAATGAAGTACGTACTATGCAAAGAATGTAAAGGTTATTACATACTGCAGGAAGGAGAATCTATAAATGATTTTGGAAACTGCAGATGTGGGGGCGAGTTAGAGTACGTTGAAACCCATAGTGAGAATCTAAACAAAAATCAGGACTGGAATGAAGATGAATCCGAGAAGTTAAATGGTGGTTATTTACAGTGTGATAAATGTCATGGGTACTACGTATTACAAAAAGGGGAAAAACTGGAGGATTTTATAAAATGCCAGTGTGGAGGAAAGTTAGAGTACGTTAAAACCCATGATGAGGTAATGAGAAAATTCCAACCAATGGATGAAGATCTTGAAACTGATTACCAACAGTTTAACAACAGGGGACTGGCTCTTTATCATAAGAAAAAGTACTCCCCGGCCATTAAACTATATGATAAGGCCCTGAAGATCCATCCAGATTTTCCAGAAGCCCTGAACAACAAGGGAAACGCCATCATTCAGATGATAAAAAATAAAAAATCAATGGAACGGATCAAAGGATATAAACAGGCCCTTTCCTGTTATAATAAAGCCCTGGAGATTCAACCTTCCAATTTAGATATTTTAAACAACAAAGGATTAGCCCTGGCTTATCTGGGTGATTATGAGAATTCTTACAAGGTCTTTGAAGAGGCAGTGAAGATCGATCCACATGACCTGGGAACCAAGATAACAGGTAAGAAAGTATCCCAAATCATTACAAACCAATACACTCAAAAAGGTTATGATAAACTAAAAAACGGTAATTACAATGAGGCTGTAAAGTATTTTAACAAATTACTGGAAATTAAACCGGATGATATAGATGCCCTGATGTATAAAGGCGGGGCAATGTTTGCCACCCGGAACTATGAAGCGGCAATAAAATGCTTTGATGTGGTGATCTACATTAAAAAAGACCATTCCATAGCATGGTTCAGTAAGGGAGAGGCACTGGAGCGGTTAGAAAGATATGATGATGCAACCCTGTGTTATGAAAAGACTGTGGAAATCAGTTCCCAGCGAAGGGGAAACCTCAAGGCCGAGAACATATCACCGGTACTGAACATGGACCTAATTACCGATGCACAGGAACATATAAAGAGATTAAAAGGATTATAAAGCAAATAAAGAGATAATAATGTAATATAGAGATTAGGCTACGGGGATATAAGTAAATATAAGAATTATAAGTAAATATGTCAATTACAAGGAAAATAAAGGGATTATAACGAAATCGTTAAACTGTTAATAAGATTGTTAAACTGTTAATAAGATTTAAATAAGTGAATCTCTTATGCTTTTTTCCACGATATCCCTGGAATTTATGATACCCTCGGATAATTCCTGTTCTAAATCCTTAAATCCTATTTTTGATAGGGTGGAAATGATATTAACATAGTTTTTATCT
This window of the Methanobacterium formicicum DSM 3637 genome carries:
- a CDS encoding tetratricopeptide repeat protein; this encodes MKYVLCKECKGYYILQEGESINDFGNCRCGGELEYVETHSENLNKNQDWNEDESEKLNGGYLQCDKCHGYYVLQKGEKLEDFIKCQCGGKLEYVKTHDEVMRKFQPMDEDLETDYQQFNNRGLALYHKKKYSPAIKLYDKALKIHPDFPEALNNKGNAIIQMIKNKKSMERIKGYKQALSCYNKALEIQPSNLDILNNKGLALAYLGDYENSYKVFEEAVKIDPHDLGTKITGKKVSQIITNQYTQKGYDKLKNGNYNEAVKYFNKLLEIKPDDIDALMYKGGAMFATRNYEAAIKCFDVVIYIKKDHSIAWFSKGEALERLERYDDATLCYEKTVEISSQRRGNLKAENISPVLNMDLITDAQEHIKRLKGL